The genomic segment GAGATCGATAACAAAAGCGAGCCAGCCATGTCGGTAAGGTCAAAGGTCATTGAAGCGATCCAGCAGATCGCCAAGGAGCAGCACGTCACGCTTCCCGCCCTCTCGGACGATCTGTCCCTGCATGAGACGGGTTTCGACTCGCTCGCCTTCGCCATCCTGGTCGCGCGCCTCGAGGACGAAACCGGCGTCGACCCCTTTACCATTTCCGAGGACGCTGCGTTCCCCGCCACGGTGGGCGATTTCGTGCGGGCCTACGAAAATGTCCCCGCGTGAGATCTTTGCGCTTCGCGACCATCTCGGCGCTGAGCTGAAAGGCCGCACCATCTCCGATGCGCACGATGTCGTGTCGCTGACCGACATCCTGTCGCACACGGTTCTGGGCGGCCGGCGGCACGAATTGTCAGGCCGCGCCGTGCTGCTCAGGCTGTCGGACCAGCTCCGGTCCGGCCTTGCCATGATCGAGCTCGACGGCATCGCCCGCCGCATGCTGCTGTGTCCGCCGGACCTCAATCCGGCGTATCTCGATGCATTGATTGCGGACGCCGGGATCGATGCTGTCGTCACCGATGAGCCCGATCGCTGGGCTGCGTCCGACGTGCCGCTGATCGTCACCGCGCAATTGCCGCTTCAAGCCGCCGCGCCGGCCAGGACCGAGCGCGCCACCGAGTGGCTGATGCTGACTTCGGGCACCTCGGGCGTGCCAAAGATCGCCGGCCATACGCTGGAAGCGCTGACCGGCGCGATCGTCGCCGAAGCCCCCGCACGCGGACCTGCACCGGTCTGGGCGACGTTCTACGACATCCGCCGCTATGGTGGCCTGCAAATCTTTCTCCGCGCCATCCTCTCCGGCGGCTCGTTAGTGCTATCCGATCCCCATGAGGCGCTCGCCGATCACGTCGCGCGGCTGAAGGCGCGCAATGTCTCGCATATCTCCGGCACGCCCTCGCACTGGCGCAAGCTCCTGATGAGCGGCTCGGCCGCGCAATTCGCCCCGGCTTACGTCCGCCTCTCCGGCGAGATCGCCGACCAGGCCGTGCTCGACGGCCTGAAGGCGGGATTTCCCAATGCGTCCGTCGGCCATGCCTATGCCTCGACCGAGGCCGGCGTTGGTTTCGCCGTCAATGACGGGCTGGAAGGCTTTCCGGCCGACTATCTCGGCAACCGCAACGGCGTCGAGATGAAGGTCGTCGACGGCTCGCTGCGCATCCGCTCGGCGCGCACGGCCCATGCCTATATCGGCCGCAATGCCGCCGCGCTCACCGACGACGACGGGTTCGTCGACAGCGGTGACATCGTCGAGCTGCGCGGCGACCGCTATTATTTCGTCGGCCGCCGCGGCGGCATCATCAATATCGGCGGGCTGAAGGTCCACCCCGAGGAGATCGAGGCGGTGATCAACCGCCATCCCGACGTGCGGATGTCCCGCGCGAAGTCGCGCAAGAGCCCGATCACCGGCGGCATCGTCGTCGCGGACGTGATCCTCGCTGAGGGCACCGATCCGGCGCGCGCGAAAGAGATCCGCGACCAGATCCTCGCGCTGTGCCGCGCCCAGCTCGCATCCCACAAGGTGCCGGCGGTGCTCCGCTTCGTCGAGGCGCTCGACGTCACCCCGGCCGGAAAACTGGCGCGCACCGATGCATAACGTTCTGGTCACCGGCGGCAGCCGCGGCATCGGGCTTGCGATCGGCAAGCGCCTGATCGCGGCCGGCTTCAACGTCATCGCGGCGGCGCGGCGCGAAAGCAACGAGCTCAACGCGGCCATCGCTGCCGCCGACGGCCGCCTGCATTTCCGCGCCTGCGATCTTGCCGTAATCGATGCGATCCCGGCTTTCGCGAAGCTCGTGCGCGACGAATTCGGCCCGATCTACGGCCTCGTCAACAATGCCGGTCTCGGCACCGAAGGCCTGCTCGCCACCATGCACAATTCCGAGATCGAGGCGCTGGTGCAGCTCAACGTGCTGTCGCCGATCATCCTCACCAAATATGTGGCCCGGCAGATGATGGCTGACGGCGCCGGGCGCATCATCAACATCTCCTCGATCATCGCGACGACAGGCTATAACGGCCTGTCCGTCTACGGCGCGACCAAGGCCGCCGCGACCGGCTTCACCCGCTCGCTCGCACGCGAGGTCGGCAAGCTCGGCATCACCGTGAACGCGATCGCGCCGGGCTTCATC from the Bradyrhizobium sp. WBAH42 genome contains:
- a CDS encoding class I adenylate-forming enzyme family protein, with the translated sequence MSPREIFALRDHLGAELKGRTISDAHDVVSLTDILSHTVLGGRRHELSGRAVLLRLSDQLRSGLAMIELDGIARRMLLCPPDLNPAYLDALIADAGIDAVVTDEPDRWAASDVPLIVTAQLPLQAAAPARTERATEWLMLTSGTSGVPKIAGHTLEALTGAIVAEAPARGPAPVWATFYDIRRYGGLQIFLRAILSGGSLVLSDPHEALADHVARLKARNVSHISGTPSHWRKLLMSGSAAQFAPAYVRLSGEIADQAVLDGLKAGFPNASVGHAYASTEAGVGFAVNDGLEGFPADYLGNRNGVEMKVVDGSLRIRSARTAHAYIGRNAAALTDDDGFVDSGDIVELRGDRYYFVGRRGGIINIGGLKVHPEEIEAVINRHPDVRMSRAKSRKSPITGGIVVADVILAEGTDPARAKEIRDQILALCRAQLASHKVPAVLRFVEALDVTPAGKLARTDA
- a CDS encoding acyl carrier protein; this translates as MSVRSKVIEAIQQIAKEQHVTLPALSDDLSLHETGFDSLAFAILVARLEDETGVDPFTISEDAAFPATVGDFVRAYENVPA
- a CDS encoding SDR family NAD(P)-dependent oxidoreductase — protein: MHNVLVTGGSRGIGLAIGKRLIAAGFNVIAAARRESNELNAAIAAADGRLHFRACDLAVIDAIPAFAKLVRDEFGPIYGLVNNAGLGTEGLLATMHNSEIEALVQLNVLSPIILTKYVARQMMADGAGRIINISSIIATTGYNGLSVYGATKAAATGFTRSLAREVGKLGITVNAIAPGFIDTELTHTLSDEGRKRIAGRSALRRLPETDDVARMVEYLLGDGGRNVTGTVFTIDAGNTA